In Anopheles bellator chromosome 2, idAnoBellAS_SP24_06.2, whole genome shotgun sequence, the genomic stretch GCATACGCTTCCTTCAGGGTTTTGATGTTTTGGAAGAGCACCAACATTTCAGAATGAACGGAGTGTGATGAAAAGAAGCTTTCATTCAAAGTGCTAGCGCTGCTACAGCCGTTCGCCAGAACAACGCGTTCACGACAGACGTGGGTAGCCCGCCCGCCATTTCCCTTTACTACAGAGTGGGTCACAGTCAAGTCCTTGTTTTGCTATGTTGGCGCGGCTCGACAGGTATTATTATTGTTCAAAttaagaaaaaaggataatttaaAGTGCTGGCTACGAAACGCACTAAAAAGGGGGCCGCGCAACATTcaccgcaacagcagcacacacaaacaaaactgtaCCTTGCTCTACCGAGACATTACACGCTTTACGCTTTACGATGGTACTTTAATTACGAAAAATGATGGAATGGAGTTGACAGAGCTATAGGCGTAGGAAGAGAGGCGCACACTACTACTTGAGAGGCTGACGGGAACGAATGATTGCTTTACCTGGCACGTTTTTACCGAAGTCTATTGCTCATGGAAGTGTTGTGTTCATAAGTGTTCATTAGGAGAGATTATAAATTGaggttattgttgtttttattgaagGGTAAAATTAACCAAAGGGCGAAATGGTCTCAATGGCGATAACACGCGACGCGCATGAACGGTGGTGGCCTAATGATGGTTATGGCTCACCCAACGCTGGATATTAAATCAAACGCCAGCAGTTTTCAACACACAATCTGTTCACAAAATGGTATAAACGGAGCAGAACCCGCAATCGATAAAGCCGACCCAAAGAAGCAATACACAATTTAAATTGGAACGCAAAAACGCCGGCCACCAGGAAGCGTAAAATGTgtggaatgaaacaaacattaaGAATGCGTGATGTGTATGGAGCGCGGTTGTTAATAATCGATATGACCCTCGATCACGGGTAGTTTgtatcgaaaaaaaactctgACTATCTTTTAATGCAGTCCCTTCCGTTTGTCTAGCTTTTGCCCCTTACGCGCCATTTACCAGAAAAAAGAAGttcaaaagaagaaatatACCGACTAAAGAGCGCATAAACAGGTGGCTAAACAAAACCCAAGAGTGAGCAatagaaaacacacacatagcACCGGCAGAACACAGTGGCACAACGATCGAGAGAAACAGTGGAATGGAAGCAGCAAACAGGGCACCAACACAAGGAAAATGAAGGTAGCAAACACGGACACGCAATGAAGGCACACAAAGTGACACAGAGAGACTAGAAATTGTGAATGCTTTCTCATGACTCGTTGCAATTGGTTCACTGATATTGTTAAATTGCCAGACATGGATATTATTAAAGTGCCAACTTTAAAATGGACggccaaagagagagaaagagagagagaggcagagagggACAACAGTCAAACAACACGAGCTAAAGAAGtgaccaccaacaacagcaggcaCTAGATGAAAGGGCTTGCAGAATTGGGGCGATCCGCGAATTGGGGATCAGTGTCGGAGATATCTCGGGGTGGatagagacagagacagaaagtgagagagagagagagagcgagagatagtATGAAGATGGGAGAGAGCTAGGGGCACGTTGCTAAACAAAACACATACCTGAACTGAGCCGTGCCGGTCGGCGGGCGTAAGGTTTCCCAGCGTTCCGGTCTGCTTGGGCACGTCCGGCCAGGCAGCGACACCTCCTTTCGAGTTCGTCTGctacgtttttgttttcgtttcgattcgttccgTTTAATCGACAATTAATGTCAACGAAGAGCAGACACCACAGATAGGCCCCGACGATAGAATAGAGGGAAatagaaaaatcgaaacgaagaGAACAATCGTAAACCGTTCGTTAGTGTGTTATCCTCTTTGCTACAATTCTGGTACTTCACGATAAATGGCTTTAAATTGGGACACACAACGCTGGGGAGAGAGGTGGGAGTAGCATTCTAGAGTGGACAAGGATACTGGAGCAGCAAGTGGGAACTACGGTCGGCACGTGACTACTAATATACTAATTTTCTAATTTCCGGATGGATTGATTGTTGGACAGGAAGCAAACATACACTTTTGGGAGAGAGTCGAGCCGTTTACTACAATCCCAACAGGTTTTAGGGCGGACGCTGTGAAGCCCATGAGCTTTTTCAAGCTACTTTTAGGGAAGCAGCTTAAAATGCAGGCGTTTTAGTGAACGAGAGTGACACCGAACAGAGAGCGATGGGGAGAATCGGATGTATACTCTACACAAACAACCCGCCATTGCCACTTCATTACTCGATTGCTAGCACGGAATCGGAGCAGAGCGGTGTTAAAGGTAGCGTTACAACACGACCGTCAACTACAACTAAACTAAAGCCAGAGCGATTCTGGGCACAAGAGAGGGGTGGGTCGCGCGCGCACCTCGACTATCTGAATCGTTTCATCGTTCAGTTCCTCGTCGTAGTAGCTGAAGAAGTCAGCACCTTCCTGCAGAAAAGAGAGATCAAACATACTCTGATGACACAACACAGGATTGGTTTTGCTCGGAGTGTGCCTTAAGTAGAGAGCACACACTTAATCGTACCCAATTCTAGTGCCTCGCTATGATTGATAACAACACACAGGAGCGCGGTTGCACTCTGCGAGAGTGTTCCTAACTTATCACAGCGCGAGTCGAGTGGAACACAAACATCTACGTCACGGACAGACCCAGACAAGGCAAATTGGTAGCCTGCCTCAGTAACAACCCGTCACCCGTCCAGAGTGGTGGTCCGGTCCGTGGTACTAATAGCACACGAACGAGGCGCTCGGCACAACATGGAACCACTGCGGAAGTTGACGGCAGAGGACATGATGTCGCTGCGGGAGCTTTATCGTCGCGGTCTCCCGGCGACAGTGGCACCGTACTCGTTCATCGACAATCACTTAAGGTGGTGTGATAAGCTACGACACCAAGCCGACCAGTGGACCGTATCGGAGGTGGTTTGTAGAGACTTCTACACAACGCGAGGCGAGCACGATCTGTCGCTCTGGGGCACGTTCGTTTCAATCAGCCACGACAAGAAGGTACGCCCGCCATCATGGAAGGGTCCCGCGCTCTGAAAGTGTAACAATgagatttcctttttccgtgCCAGTCTCCTGCGGTCATTTTGTGGACCCTTCAGAAGGATCTGTCAACGCTGCGGGAAGCTCTGCTAAGGACGAACCTTCTCGACTTCCGATCGTCTACGCCGGGGTTCCAGTGCGTTGCAATCGAGCACTACCCGATGGTGCAGAGTGTCGTGCAGGAGCGTGTGGCACCTCACTATCAACTCACATTCCGCAACTCGACGTACTTCCGGCTACCGAGAGCAGTGGTCGAGAAGCTGGAGCACAGGTCCGGTCATTCAGACGCGTCATCTAAGAGACGAGTTCTTGGCGTAACCACGAGATTGTTGATCCGCTTTCGGTTTCCAGGACGAGTCCGGAGGGTTACGAGTTCCGGCCACTGGACGTATCGTATGCCCGTGAGGTGAACGACACTTGGCCCCATCGCTACCCGGGGTCGGAGGTGTACTACGAATCACTGCTCCGCCTGAACGGAGGACTGGCCGTAGTCTGGCGGCAAACGCCCGACCACGACGAGCTGGCCGGATGGATCTTAACCAACGAGTACGGTGCACTGGCCCACCTCTACATCAAACCAgcccaccggcagcggcgttTGGCGTGCGAATTGGTCTGGCGTTGGGTGCTGGCTCAAGGGACACGCAATTCCGACCCGATAGCGTACATTCTGGACACCAATCAAGCTTCACGGACGCTGTTCAAGAAGCTCGGTTTCATCGAAATGTCGCCAACGCGATGGTCCGAACCGGTtgacgatcatcatcagccatcGTAGTAGACACGTTGGTGAACAAAACACGCCCACGAACAGAGGAACAGAGGGCTTggaggggggtggggcggCATTCAAAACATGTAttatggaaaataataaagggGACGAATTGAtcgaacacaacacacaacaaacaaaagttgGCGCTCATtgtgagaaaattaataaaacaaaaggacACAACAGCAAATCTGGGGGATCTAGGCAACGATAGTCCGGGAGCATAAATAATCAACCACGGTAGGCGATAAACAGACATGCGAAGAAGATTGGTCCTTGGATGGTGTgtccgtgtgtatgtgggtgTGTCTGCGAGTGTATTTGGCCTGAATTGCTAGTTTTTAGCACTTAGTTTGATatgcaaaatattgaaaaaattatgataaaagTGAAACCCCAATGCGGGATGCCTGATGATGTTATTACAGACACGACACAGAACAGGCACAAAAGAACGAAGACATAAACGTGTAACGCAATGAAAAGATGTGTGCGCCGTTTGTTAGATGATCCGTTCGAATACAAATTAGAACCGGCAAGGGAGCGTTCCGAATGAGAAACACACAGACGCATGATTATGTGCTTTTAGTGATCCAAATGGCGACTTTCATGCAAAATTATTCGAAACACAGTCGACGAACAGAGATTAGGTTTTCACAAACGCGCAACAATTAGAACGACACGCAAAGGTGTATGAGAGAATAGTTCTATAGAATGGGAAACACCGAGCAGATGTTGTTGGAGATACCGATGCGAAGATGAGTTACTCGGGGGACGACACGATGGACAAcgcagagacagagagagagagaaagaaagaacgaaagaCAGAGTCCCGCTAATCTACAAGACTCAGGATGGCGGTGACACGATCAGGAGTTGATCGCAACCGTTCTCGGACACTCGGACAGTTTCGTGCTTCCGTCTGAGGCCCGCTCGTGATGATGGTATTGGATGGACTCTggttggtttattgttttcctcttttgAACATTGttacacatacaaacacaaacatacatAGTGCACACACAAAGCCACGGTTTCCTTACCTTGTTTGCCGCTGTGTGTCTTTCTCGGTTCGGTGAAACAACAACCTCGTGTCCGGTTTGCAACGAGCCAACGGGCGTCGACTAGAGGGGGGAAAAggtcaacaaaaaaaggttgattTAATATAAAGTACCTTGGACATGGCTAAAGTTTGTTACTTTCATTGAAAGAAGTAGGCTCAATGAAGCTCGAATGATCGTATTTCGAAATTGAACTGGCGAAAACATGACCCAACAACATGGCCAGGGATATGCTGGTGAacagatacacatacaaaCTAGCGAACATTTTCTTTGTAACCTTCGTTCATCAGAATGGGGCGAAGGATCAAAGCTTCACTCTTATCTCAATCCTTGAAACGCTCGACTGGAGATGTCTTTAGAGCATACATTTGTGACCAAATGAGAGTTGAATGGCGTGAAACACGGTGAAAAAACTGTCAGACAATATTATTTACACGGATAGCCACAAAAAGTACAACGTCTACAACACTAGACAAGAGCTATGCATGGCGTTATTTTGAGTTTTCTAGCGTTTTCTACCGATTGGCACGGTGTGAAGACAAGACGTCTGCAGGTGTGGTTCGCTTCTGATGCAGCAAAAATCCAAAACTTAATTCACAATGTTCACTTCTACATTCAACTTCTCTAGCGCCGGGGTACAGTGTGTGGTGGGGACGACACGTGACACGTGTTCTATGAACGCAGGGGCAGTTCCCACCTTTGCTGACTTGGTTTTAACGATATGCGATGGCGGCGCGTTGCGTAGCTGCCGCAAGACGTGAAAGTTGGACGGCTATAGAGTCACAGCGCCATAGCAGTGCCGCCGTAGGCCGTAGattaaaaaagggaaaaaataataGATCCTCATTAGCCACGACGATGCTTCACGTAGTGGTCACACATGCCGTTCGCGCAGTTCGTTCGGGAACATTGGTTGCGTCCCAATTAATCGGATTTTCGAAATTCACAAGAACAAAGAGTCGACGAAGGGCGACCAAAATAGGGTTTCCGATTCACAGCTTCTAGTTATGCCTAGGTTAGGATCCTCCCGGAGGGGATCCAACATTTCCGGGGTGTTCGACTTCCGGTACACAGTGACAAACTCCGTAGGACATTCTCCTTTGTGCCGCGACCGATGCTCGGACCGTTCCGGGATTGGGAGAACTGGACCACTGCTGTCGCCGGATGCAAACGGAGGGAACTTTTCGCTTCTACGAGACACGCACAGGAGTAGGACAACGGAATGAAGTTCGCTTTTGACGAAGGCACGCGTGGCGCGACACGCTGCTACCACCCATTCGCGCCACCCTCCCGACGTACGTACCATCGTTTTGCCAGTCCAATCGAATTCGCCATCGTCAACGTAACCCTTG encodes the following:
- the LOC131211164 gene encoding uncharacterized protein LOC131211164 isoform X2, with amino-acid sequence MEPLRKLTAEDMMSLRELYRRGLPATVAPYSFIDNHLRWCDKLRHQADQWTVSEVVCRDFYTTRGEHDLSLWGTFVSISHDKKSPAVILWTLQKDLSTLREALLRTNLLDFRSSTPGFQCVAIEHYPMVQSVVQERVAPHYQLTFRNSTYFRLPRAVVEKLEHSPEGYEFRPLDVSYAREVNDTWPHRYPGSEVYYESLLRLNGGLAVVWRQTPDHDELAGWILTNEYGALAHLYIKPAHRQRRLACELVWRWVLAQGTRNSDPIAYILDTNQASRTLFKKLGFIEMSPTRWSEPVDDHHQPS
- the LOC131211164 gene encoding uncharacterized protein LOC131211164 isoform X1 encodes the protein MEPLRKLTAEDMMSLRELYRRGLPATVAPYSFIDNHLRWCDKLRHQADQWTVSEVVCRDFYTTRGEHDLSLWGTFVSISHDKKSPAVILWTLQKDLSTLREALLRTNLLDFRSSTPGFQCVAIEHYPMVQSVVQERVAPHYQLTFRNSTYFRLPRAVVEKLEHRTSPEGYEFRPLDVSYAREVNDTWPHRYPGSEVYYESLLRLNGGLAVVWRQTPDHDELAGWILTNEYGALAHLYIKPAHRQRRLACELVWRWVLAQGTRNSDPIAYILDTNQASRTLFKKLGFIEMSPTRWSEPVDDHHQPS